One genomic region from Diabrotica undecimpunctata isolate CICGRU chromosome 9, icDiaUnde3, whole genome shotgun sequence encodes:
- the LOC140451175 gene encoding uncharacterized protein, with the protein MSFVLIEFDEKEGGSVAVVHQNWLTPRKKEVYWPPYKTQALYDKAVKKGDSCTEDWQLFTVKRIFRYYDSFEEAQVKAKVAEVTSDLQSEVDEVNSEKKRQRIKPRRFIYSDTESEEDSLPRPPKICKAVQDTSSHTPRSSTSSCISYGTLCNTGTSCDTPVTSVNVERNLESNAESQSSFQTKLVSHLALIIEQNKEILSLLKNRPLIEQSSVLKPNVPVILPIYTFEDLQILENFLSENEANCISLSKYLGTLDKNSVVSATNSALRCCLAYKVAKNMSFLGSRNNKKAFNNNILKKVIVDSVKLAIPGSTTRSIEDCMKTWLKRAPKHYKLEQIKLNRTDDAI; encoded by the exons ATGTCTTTCGTATTAATAGAGTTTGATGAGAAAGAGGGAGGTTCTGTTGCTGTGGTGCACCAGAACTGGCTCACTCCAAGAAAAAAGGAAGTATATTGGCCTCCTTATAAAACTCAAGCGCTTTACGATAAAGCAGTAAAGAAAGGGGATAGTTGCACAGAAGATTGGCAGTTATTTACGGTGAAACGTATTTTTAGATACTATG ATAGCTTTGAAGAAGCTCAGGTAAAGGCAAAAGTAGCTGAAGTTACATCAGATCTACAGTCAGAAGTCGATGAGGTAAATTCAGAGAAGAAAAGACAGAGAATCAAACCACGCCGGTTCATTTATAGTGACACTGAATCTGAAGAGGATTCATTACCACGACCACCGAAAATTTGTAAAG CTGTTCAGGATACCTCTTCACACACCCCAAGAAGCTCCACAAGTTCGTGTATTAGTTATGGTACATTGTGTAATACAGGAACGTCTTGTGATACCCCAGTCACTTCAGTAAATGTTGAAAGAAACCTTGAAAGCAATGCAGAGTCTCAAAGTA GTTTTCAGACTAAGCTGGTGTCACATTTAGCGCTGATAATTGAACAAAATAAGGAAATCTTGTCTCTTTTGAAAAATAGACCACTGATTGAACAGTCTTCCGTTTTAAAGCCCAATGTTCCTGTAATTTTACCAATTTACACTTTTGAAGACTtacaaattttggaaaattttctATCTGAAAATGAAGCCAATTGTATATCCTTG agcAAGTATCTGGGCACATTAGATAAAAATAGTGTAGTATCTGCTACCAATTCAGCATTAAGATGTTGTTTGGCTTATAAAGTAGCTAAAAATATGAGCTTTTTGGGATCAAGGAATAATAAAAAGGCCTTTAACAACAATATACTTAAAAAAGTGATCGTTG attctGTAAAACTAGCCATACCAGGTTCAACTACCAGAAGTATAGAAGACTGTATGAAAACTTGGTTAAAACGGGCTCCTAAGCACTACAAGTTGGAACAGATCAAATTGAATAGAACTGATGATGCCATATAA